Within Primulina tabacum isolate GXHZ01 chromosome 5, ASM2559414v2, whole genome shotgun sequence, the genomic segment catGTATCGAGTCGAATAGAGTACTCCTCTAAAAAAATTGGCACATGAGACGATTTTATAGGAGTTTTTGTATTcttaaatttaatcatatttgaTCGGTATTTTAAATAGATTAAAGATATATGACAATATCTAAAAAAATTGGTAAGATTGTTCGAATAATGAAAGGGCAAAAGGTAAATAAATGTACTacccataaaaaataataaaatcctaTATTTTAGGGTGAAATATCAGGAATGAAGCACATATGTTATATTTGCATAATATATCTAGATAAACAAGTTTgtaacatatttttattataatttttttaataattcatgTTAAGTTACTTTTAGAAAGTTCAaataatttgtaaaaaaaaaaaattcatggcCTAATTAGTAATTGGTCAAGAAAATTTAATTCAACTCAAAAAAATATTCTTGAGCAAAACTCTTGTGagtcggtctcacgaatctatTTTCGTGAAATGAGTCATCCATACTTAAAGTGAAAAACAACATTTTTAATGAATTGGATCGGATTGGATATTCGTCTCAGAAAATTGACTCATAAAACCGTAGAGTTTTGTGTATAGTCTAACAATCGAGTGGAACCACCAAACCTAGAGGATAAAAAAAGAACATGGAGATAAAAATGGTACCATCGTATGTGAAGAAAAATATAACTACGATAAAATACTCatgtttaataaaataataaaatgtttTACGACTGCATCATattgaatttaaatttatacataataaaaaatagtaattttatgttaatttttattgcaagaattataaaaattaattttttaaaactttattttctattAAATTAATTGTTGAACCATTTTGGAAGATGAAACATGACAAACAGTAACCTCACAAAACTGCCAAAACATTCTGCATAGATTCCAATTTTCCATGACTTCATCAAAAGATAAATGAATCCGTTTTCACGTACACTAGAACCACAAAATACTTCCCACACTCTCACGTTAGCACACTTTCACAGCCATTTCTGTGCAGAATCCAACGATCCCACCTCAAGATCTAGCCATTTCCactgaaaaaagaaaagaaaagaaaagaaaagaaaaaattcttCTGTTTCTTGACCAGATTCTTCCCTGTTTTGGGATGGATAATTAGCCATTCTTCCTTTCTTTCAAGATTTGGTGATCAAAATGAAGTCTTTTGCGGTGTTGATGTTTGCTACATTCCTGTCAGCAGCATTTCTAAGAGGGTGTTTCAGTGAAGAAACTCTGCAACTCAACGACGATGTTTTAGGCCTTATCGTGTTCAAATCAGCTTTTCAAGATCCTTGGAGAAACCTGGAATCATGGAATGAAGATGAAAACTCCCCCTGTGGATGGAAATTCGTGAAATGCAACTCCAAAACAGGCCGTGTGACGGAGATTTCACTCGATGGACTGGATTTGTCGGGGAAGTTTGGTAGGGGCCTGGAGAAGTTGCTTTCCTTGAAAGTACTTTCTTTATCCAATAACAAGATTTCGGGTGGTATAAATCCAGAGTTGGCTCTTGTTACAAGTCTTGAGAGGCTGAATCTCAGCAACAATAATCTTTCAGGCAAAATCCCTTCGTTTCTTGATAACATGAGTTCGATTCAATTCATTGATCTGTCACATAATTATTTATCAGGGCCTGTTTCTGATAGCATGTTTGAAAACTGTACCACTCTTCGGTTTTTGTCTTTAGCTCGAAATTTTCTTGAAGGACAAATTCCAGGCTCTGTTGCTAAATGTGCTGTTCTGAATCACCTTAACTTGTCAAACAATCGTTTTTCTGGAAACCCGAGATTTTCCGAGGGAATTTGGTCGTTAACAAGGCTTCGAACGTTGGATCTTTCAGACAATGCTTTGTCCGGTTCAGTACCGGTTGGTATTGCTGTTCTACATAACATGAAACATGTGTTTTTAAACGGAAATCAGTTTTCAGGATCCTTGCCAGCTGATATTGGCCTGTGCCCACATCTAAATACATTGGACTTTAGCAGTAATCTCTTCGCAGAAATGATTCCAGAGAGTTTTCAAAGGCTAACAGCTCTTAGTTATTTGAATTTATCCAATAACTTGCTTACAGGAGATTTCCCTCAATGGATCAGTAAACTGAGCAACCTGGAATACCTTGATTTTTCAAGAAATAGTTTTATGGGATCTCTTCCAATGTCAATGGGAGACTTGAAATCTTTAAAGTTTCTGAGTCTCTCTGAGAACAAATTGAGTGGAACCATTCCAGAGTCCATGGGTGATTACTCAAGCTTAAGAGTAATCAGTTTGAGAAGAAATGGCTTCAATGGAAGTATTCCCAAGGGGTTATTTGATATGAACTTAGATGAAATGGATCTTTCACGAAATGATCTTACGGGTCCGATTCCTTCTGCTTCGAGTCAAATCTTTGAGTCCCTTCAGATATTGGATCTCTCGGATAATAGTCTCACTGGAGAAATTCCAGCAGAAATTGGCCTTTCTGCCAAGCTAGGATACTTGAATCTATCTTGGAACCATTTGGAATCGAGAATGCCTCCAGAGCTCGGGTATTTTCAGAATTTGACTGTGTTGGATCTTAGAAACAATGGCTTAATCGGAGTGATTCCGGGTGATATATGTGATTCTGTCAGCTTGGCAATCCTACAGCTTGATGGAAATTCATTGACAGGTCCAATTCCTGAAGACATAGGCAACTGCACTTCACTCTACTTGCTGTGAGCTTTAGAAGTTTTTGTGTTTATATCATAACGCAAGATTTTGACtttctcttttaattttttcgatATGTGATGTGATCATAAATTGTATTGCAGGAGCTTGTCCCATAACAATTTGAGTGGTCCAATTCCCAGAACAATGTCGATGTTAAACAAGCTCAAGATTCTGAAGTTGGAGTTCAACGAATTGACTGGAGAAATACCTCAAGATCTTGGAAAGCTTGAAAATCTCTTGATTGCTAATGTATCCTACAATCGGCTTGTGGGTCGACTGCCTTCTGGAGGCATTTTTCCAACATTAGATGTTAGCGCGATCCAGGGTAATTTGGGTATTTGCTCACCTTTATTGAACGGGCCATGTAAGCTTAATGTCCCAAAGCCTTTGGTTCTTGATCCATACGCTTATGGCAATCTAGGAGGGGATCGAGACAAAACTGATCGCCAACACCCGAGTAGTACCAATTCCACAAACTTTAGGCATCACAGGTTCCTCAGTGTTTCATCTTTGGTGGCAATATCAGCTGCAGCTTTGATTGCTGTCGGGGTAATGGTGATAAGCTTGTTGAATGCTTCGGCTCGGAGGAAGATTTCTTACATAGAGAATGCTTTAGAAAGCATGTGTTCAAGCTCCACAAGATCGGCAAACTTGGCAACTGGAAAACTCGTTCTTTTCGACTCAAAATCGACTCCTGATTGGCTGAGTACTAGTATTGAACTGATACTAAACAAGGCCACTGAAATTGGTGATGGGGTATTTGGTACGGTGTACAGGGCTTCATTGGGGAGTGAAGGAACAGTAGTGGCAATCAAGAAACTGGTGACAGGCAATACTCTTCAGTATCAAGAAGAATTCGACAGAGAAGTAAGAATTCTTGGAAAAGCAAGACATCCGAATCTGATTTCATTGAAAGGATATTACTGGACTCCACATTTGCAGCTTCTTGTATCAGATTATGCAGCTGAAGGAAGCTTACAGGGCAAATTACATAAGCAGACGTCGTCTTTTGTCCCACTTCTATGGCCTCACCGGTTCAAGATAGTGCTAGGAACAGCGAAGGGACTCGCCTATTTGCACCATTCGTTCCGTCCCCCCATCATTCACTACAACATAAAACCTGGCAACATTCTCCTAGACGAGGATCTGAACCCAAAAATTTCCGATTTCGGACTTGCAAGGCTTCTAACTAAGCTCGATAAGCATGTTGTGAGCAACCGGTTTCAGAGTGCACCGGGATATGTGGCCCCAGAATTAGCATGCCAGAGCTTAAGGGTCAACGAAAAATGCGACGTATATGGCTTCGGTGTGCTGATTCTTGAGCTGGTGACAGGTAGGAGGCCGGTCGAGTACGGAGAAGATAACGTCGTGATATTGAGTGATCATGTTAGAGTTTTGCTAGAACAAGGAAACGTGTTGGATTGTGTGGATCCGGGCATGGGAGAGTATCCCGAAGAGGAGGTTCTTCCGGTACTTAAACTGGCCTTGGTGTGCACTTCCCAAATACCTTCAAGCAGGCCTTCAATGGCAGAAGTGGTGCAAATACTGCAAGTCATACAGACCCCAGTAGCACACAGAAATGAAGCTTTCTGAGACTCTATGAAACCAATATGAACATATTTATCTGTTGTGTTTTTGCTTAATTTTATTTGGTAGAAATTGTATCGACACTAGCTTTTTATTTGCAATTCTAGATTTCATTCTTGCAAATTTTGTTACTTTCACATAAATTAGTGTTAATCTTCAATAGTACTTGCATAGTTGCATGGCTTAAAAAGGTGTAGAGAGTGACAAAATTCCAGACTGTCTTACATTTGGGATTTTGGTGTAAGATGATTTATAAATCATTGACAAGATAAGACACATATTTAGACAACGAGTAaaagaaattttgaaatattcgaTCGTATGTGAACAATCATGACTCGGATTTATCTAGTCTATGATTGATCATAAATGATTGCAAAATTCTAGCTTCGGAGTTAGCGAGTTGTGAGTTGGTTTACGTGAGTAGATCAGCGAATCAAGCAGCTCATATCTTAACTAAGAGTAAGTCTCATGTgaacggtttcacgaatctttatttgtgaaacgggtcaatcctaccgatattcacaataaaaagcagtactcttagtataaaaagtaatattttttcatggatgacgacccaaataagagatccgtctcacaaaatacgaccgtgagaccgtctgacacaagtttttgcccttGACTAAAGCATCTGTTTTTACGTCTGATCTTGTGGGATGGGTTTGTCACATCTCCTACACTTCTTTATAATGTAATTGCTCTTGATTTGAATAAATAACATctccattttcaaaaaataaaaataaaaaaaaattgtatatatagATCTTCCATTCGGGAAGAAATCTGCCGGAGTATAGTTACAAACAATAAAACAACCTCCAGGGCAATTTCATATTCGTAAATTAGTCAGATAAGtcataaatatttatgaatCAGTTAAATAGTAATATTCATCCGTCGTTTAGGCAccgaatatttttaaatgttattttaggCTACATGCTAATATTACCATTAGGATTGTAAACGAATTAAGCTGaacttgaaaaaaaatttaacactAGAATTAGACATATTTGATTATCGATTTGAAGCTAGAAtggtctttttttaaaaaaaaaattaaaaattgaattTGACTCgaagacaaaaacttatgtaaaACGATCTctcagatcgtattttgtgagacagatatcttattttggttatccataaaaaaatattactttttatgataagagtattactttttattgtgaatatcgatagggttgacccgtctcacagataaagttCATGAAACTGTCTCATAAGAGACTTACTCTTACTTGAATTAGAGTTCGAGTTCAGCTCTATTTGAACTATCGATAAGAAATAAACACTCGAAAGCCTTCGTTTGCAAATTGTCGAACAAAATAATTTAGACTTGAATGTAAGAAAATGTGAAACTGTTTTTGAAAACACAAAAATTTTTGTAAGACAATTTTAATGTCAATTTTGTCGTACGGATTTTCTACCTGAATTACCtactataaaatattattttatatgttaaaaatgttttttttactgtaaatattgaaaaaattaaCTCGTAAATAAAAGTCGTTTGACCATCTTAGAAGACGCtccattttaaaaaatcaaaacaagcaaagccaaaataaaatgaatttttttaaaaaaaaatttcaagaaaaggGGAACTCTGGGCACTTTCAGCCAAAATACGCACAACATATCGAAATGGATCCATCACGGATCACACTACGCCCGTTCACGCCCGACGATGCCGACGACTTGCTGTCATGGGCTGGCGATGATCGAGTAACAAGAAACTTAACATGGGACACTTTGACATCAAAAGAAGAGGCCATAACTTTCATCCAACAAGTGTGTATCCCCCACCCTTGGCGTCGATGCATATGCATCGACAACCGCTCGATCGGGTTCGTGTCTGTGTGGCCAGGATCACAGGACCAAAGGTGTCGAGGGGACATTGGATATGCCATAGGATTCGAGTATTGGGGACAAGGGATCGCAACGATTGCTGTGAAGATGGCCATTCCACAGGTGTTGAAGGACTTTCCCTGAGATAGTGAGGCTGCAGGCTTTTGTAAAAGTCGAGAACAAGGCTTCACAAAGAGTGTTGGAAAAAGCTGGATTCACAAAGGAAGGtttgttgaggaagtatatgtattTAAAAGGGAACATTCTAGACTTGTTCTTGTTTAGTATTCTGTCTAGGGTTGATGATTAAACGGTTTACACCGAAAAAATCGACCGGACcataaatttcggtttttttttGGTTCGGTTTAAACGATTTTTCGAtcggttatgattttgattttttctacTTTCAATTTCTCGGTTCGATTATcggttttttaaaatttaaaaccgaaaaaaccaaaccgaccatttaaaatataataaataataaaataattaatataagtaATTTCATTAGGTTTACAATTTTATCGCCTTGCCTTTCTTCTGAACTTTTCACCCTTCACTCCAATCTCTCTCCAGCCGACTCTGCTACAATGCTATCATATCAAATATCAAAGTTCTTAACTTCTTTGTTgttttttacttaaaatattgAAACACATGTATGAAGTTTTTTGTTGCATTAATGAATATGTCATAGTTCGAATTAAATGCTCTGGAGTTTCAAACTGATTTCAGCATATATTTTGGGAATACCTGGTATGAAAGctatcttttttgtttttttttgttttttttttttgaagaaaatcaTATTAGAGAGAGTGTATTTTGTCTTGTTTGGGGTTTGAAGGCTCGTTTAGCTATGATATTGCTTAACAAATCATTTTTTATCAGTTTTGATGTCTTGTGAGACTGCTAGCCTccttgtttttaattattttttttacattgaATAGTTCCATTCAATCAGCATCAACATCTTTTGAAAATATCATGTGATAAAAACaagtaaaaaaattaagaaaatttgattgtagttttttattatatttttttcaaatttataacGTACAACTTCATTTATAACTTAATTTATTACACAAACCGTAATAACCGATTGTAATAACCAAACCGTAATACAAAAAACCAAACCGGACCGAATTAAAATGGTTTGGTTTAGGATTAGGCATTCGAAAAACCGTAAACCGAAAAACCGAACCGAAGTTTATTAAAACCGAACCAAACCGACCGTTGTACACCCCTAATTCTGTCCACTGAAGTGTGTTAATTGTCAAGAAACTGGAATGTGTAAGATTTTAATGTTTAATGTAATAATGTTAATTTGGCTCTGGAAATTTTCCAAGATTTGAATGTAACAATGAATGTGGAAGAAGTAGTGAAAGGATTCCTTGAACCAATCCCTACCTCGATCTAAATCAAACTTTTACATTTAAACACAACCTAAAAAAGATTCTCTCTTTAAGCTATACAAGTGTTGAGAGTGGACGTGTTCCAAGCTCAATGATGCATATATAGCATGTGGATTTAGATTATTCCATGGGAGATCACAAGAAGTTTGAATTTTCACAACAGTGACAATAAAACAGCTTTTTTCGTGTTCTTTACATTCCCCCATATAccggaagaagaagaagttaaaaagacgatttaaaaaaaaaataaaaaaaaaaaaaagaaaagaaagcaaaGCCAAACTAATGTTGATTTAAAAAAGAGTTGAAATTCTACCGGCCGTCGTCGAGTTTTTCAATATCTGTATATTGTCGGGAACTAACTACGATTTTGATCTTGCAGTCTATGCAACTCCAGGCCCCCGAATTGAgtatataaaatcacatgcgaAGTTATAAATCAAAAGattgtttaaattaaatacaaaatCTACTCTTCAAAATTCACTGATTCTCATCGCGGAACTGTAATTGGATGACACTAAAATAAGCCAAAATGGCTATCATACAAAAACAGCATACTGCGAGAACCCATCAATGGCCATAAGCCAGCCTTCCATTACTTCTGCTGCAGGCTGGCCTTGCCTTAGTTCTCATGAAGAGCCTTCGTCAGATACAGTCGACTGAAGCTTTGTCCGGCCACCCTGCATTCAAATTAACCATTAAACAGAACCTCAGAAATAGCAATTCAACAATATCTCTCTTGTAGAAAATGGCATAAATTCAAAGGTTGCAAAAGTTCAAAGCTAGAAAGAACTGGCATAAATTCAAAACGTGTTGCAGAAAACAAAATATCCAGAACATGTGCTTAGCAGGTATACACAACAAAGAAATGGTGAAGATAGCAGCTGCTCACAAATACGAAAGAAAATTATAGGTCACAGGTAGAACAGAGAACAAGCTGCTTTAATATGAGGACAACATACCCATTGATTTGGTTGCAATAGTTGGCaatttgatttgttatgagaAAACTATCCAATCTCGATGGCTCAGGAATAGGCTTAAAGATGGGGTTTGAAGGATCCTCTTCAGGTAACGGCTCTTCCCCAGCATTTTTTCGAGACATGTTTTCAGCCCTGCAGGACAAGACAGCAATGAAGCAAAATAGTATCAGTTTCATCAGTAAGTATAGAATAAAGAAGAAATCTGCACCATGCGAAACTTGAGACAGCTAGTAATTTGCAAAAAATTACCTCCTTTTTTGAAGCCATGCTTGCTGTTGGGCTTGTTGACGAGAGAGATTGCGATAATAATATTGAAACTGAGAAAAAAAAGATTGCATTGTGTCACCAGCAAATTCGTAGTATTCTAACGGGAAAGAAGAAGACAGACCTTTTGTTGTTCCATTGACTAAATCATCCATGCACTCGATCAGAAACTCGACATTTCTCTCTAAAAGAGGATTGGTTGACAATTGAAACCTTTCATAGTCACACTACAACAAAGTAACAAATCAATTGAACTCGCTCCCCAAATCAATAAAAAGGAACTTTCGATAAAATTATAATTGATCATTACTGGAGTGACAGGAGTATCAGCTTCCAGTTCGGTCATAAAAGCATTGATGAGAGCAGAATTTGAAACCTTAATCTgacaagtaaaaaaaaaatcaatcaaatcTTCAGTAAGTCGTATCTTGCAAACAGTCAAGAGAACTTATGAGAACTCAAAGACAGTATTTTTTGCATTTTTACCAGATATTCTAATATTTTGCCAGTTTCAAAAATGACACTACAATACATTGGATATACAACTGTGATATCCAGGTGCTCAATTTGTGTCTGTGTGTTACGTATCATCCAGGAGTTAAATCAAACAAATGCCAGTAACAAAACCCATTGTATGCTCATTAAGGCAGACCATTGAACCTCATAAAGGAAATTCTACCAAACAATACAGTTAGAGTGTATTAATTATGTAAGTCGATATCTAAAATTTCATTTTCAATTATTCAAATAACTAAAACTTTTATAGCCTCAATTCACCTCGAAGAAAATAAACTGCACTCTAAGTATCCagttatttcaaaatttattaataaattaatcatttattaCTTCATGATAAATGCCATATGAGTTTTTCATCAAcgtttaaaaattatttcaaagaACAAGCGTAAATTACAATCTATGTTAGTCTGTGAGTATGTAACTATATGTTTCATCTGAAGCATGGAAGGATGCATTATAAAATACAAGGCCAGCAGCaagataacaaaaaaataattatgtagCAATAGAGCTCTTCAACACTAAAGTTATTAAATCGGAAACTGTGCAATAGAATAACCGAGTATCAGCTTACAGGGATCTCCTCAAAGATATCCACCCATGAAAGATTCTTCTCCCTCAACCTGGGGAACAAAAGTTTATTACATGAAATATTTTGCGAGCCTGCATAATTATGCTAGTTCAAGATTCAAGACtagcaaaaaatttaaaaaaagaaacaaattaATGCAGATCATACTTTTCTCCTGTAAAGTTATTACTGCGATACAGCTCCATGAATGAATCAGAAAGCTTTAAGGCCTTCAATGCCAGGACACCTTGGTTAGATCTTGATGGATCATAAATAATACAGACACATCTCCTTATGTTATCCTGTAACAACAAAACATTAGTATGATACATACTAACTTCAATTAAATCAACACGAGCAGAATTACTATGTTTAATCACAGAACAAAGATGAAAACATCTCAGATCCAATGAACACTAATCTGAGAAAATAAACTCAGCCAGGCTCAGGGGATAATACCTTTAACAAGAAGAAGACACTCCCCTCTCCTTGCCCCGGTAAATGCTAGCCCAAAAACTGATTAATGAAAGTGAATATCCTCTAACCAATCCTAGAGTTGTTTATATTGCTTTTTCCCGCTTTCAACATTTTGCCCCTAGTGCAAGTAATTCTAGGCCCAACACATTCGGGCCCATAACAATACTCTCCTCTAAAGTTTGAATTATTTTAGGCCCAGCCTATTTAAACCCCTAACAAAGTATGTTTTTCTACAAAATGATTCATCATGGGTTGATCAGAACTTATGATGAAGATTCGAACCAACTTGCAGGTCCCACGATGTACCTTATGTACTAGTTATCGTATACAGAAGAAAACAACAAAAATGCATACAAAAACAATCAAGATAGCATAAGAATGATCAAGCTTCAATTTCAATGACAGATGCCCAATTACCAATCATCTAGACCCAAGTGCAAAATGAAATAGGTCAGATATTCTTTCGAAAAACCTCGAGTAATCAATGTTTGTATAAACCACCACATATATTATAagcaaaaattttgaatttaaaatgccATTGAAGCCTCTGTATATGTTTTCAGATGTGTTGTACTCGCAAACAATACATGATCCTTCTACTTTTCCAAATTAAGATAACAGAATTCTCATAGCGATGAAAATAACAAGGAGAAAAAATATTTCCAGGTGCAAGAACTAAAGTTACCAACATAGCAGTCACAATCCTCATAGTTTCTTGTTACATTCGTCACCAACTAGCGCAAAGCAAGAGATTACATCAGGGAAAACAAATCGTTTACCTGGTA encodes:
- the LOC142547562 gene encoding probably inactive leucine-rich repeat receptor-like protein kinase At3g28040, with the protein product MKSFAVLMFATFLSAAFLRGCFSEETLQLNDDVLGLIVFKSAFQDPWRNLESWNEDENSPCGWKFVKCNSKTGRVTEISLDGLDLSGKFGRGLEKLLSLKVLSLSNNKISGGINPELALVTSLERLNLSNNNLSGKIPSFLDNMSSIQFIDLSHNYLSGPVSDSMFENCTTLRFLSLARNFLEGQIPGSVAKCAVLNHLNLSNNRFSGNPRFSEGIWSLTRLRTLDLSDNALSGSVPVGIAVLHNMKHVFLNGNQFSGSLPADIGLCPHLNTLDFSSNLFAEMIPESFQRLTALSYLNLSNNLLTGDFPQWISKLSNLEYLDFSRNSFMGSLPMSMGDLKSLKFLSLSENKLSGTIPESMGDYSSLRVISLRRNGFNGSIPKGLFDMNLDEMDLSRNDLTGPIPSASSQIFESLQILDLSDNSLTGEIPAEIGLSAKLGYLNLSWNHLESRMPPELGYFQNLTVLDLRNNGLIGVIPGDICDSVSLAILQLDGNSLTGPIPEDIGNCTSLYLLSLSHNNLSGPIPRTMSMLNKLKILKLEFNELTGEIPQDLGKLENLLIANVSYNRLVGRLPSGGIFPTLDVSAIQGNLGICSPLLNGPCKLNVPKPLVLDPYAYGNLGGDRDKTDRQHPSSTNSTNFRHHRFLSVSSLVAISAAALIAVGVMVISLLNASARRKISYIENALESMCSSSTRSANLATGKLVLFDSKSTPDWLSTSIELILNKATEIGDGVFGTVYRASLGSEGTVVAIKKLVTGNTLQYQEEFDREVRILGKARHPNLISLKGYYWTPHLQLLVSDYAAEGSLQGKLHKQTSSFVPLLWPHRFKIVLGTAKGLAYLHHSFRPPIIHYNIKPGNILLDEDLNPKISDFGLARLLTKLDKHVVSNRFQSAPGYVAPELACQSLRVNEKCDVYGFGVLILELVTGRRPVEYGEDNVVILSDHVRVLLEQGNVLDCVDPGMGEYPEEEVLPVLKLALVCTSQIPSSRPSMAEVVQILQVIQTPVAHRNEAF
- the LOC142544986 gene encoding LOW QUALITY PROTEIN: uncharacterized protein LOC142544986 (The sequence of the model RefSeq protein was modified relative to this genomic sequence to represent the inferred CDS: deleted 1 base in 1 codon) is translated as MDPSRITLRPFTPDDADDLLSWAGDDRVTRNLTWDTLTSKEEAITFIQQVCIPHPWRRCICIDNRSIGFVSVWPGSQDQRCRGDIGYAIGFEYWGQGIATIAVKMAIPQVLKTFPEIVRLQAFVKVENKASQRVLEKAGFTKEGLLRKYMYLKGNILDLFLFSILSRVDD
- the LOC142547563 gene encoding LOW QUALITY PROTEIN: eukaryotic translation initiation factor 3 subunit H (The sequence of the model RefSeq protein was modified relative to this genomic sequence to represent the inferred CDS: deleted 1 base in 1 codon) gives rise to the protein MANNAARSFLQVAATEEATPPLRVVQIEGLAILKIVKHCKEFSPALVTGQLLGLDVGSVLEVTNCFPFPIREEDEEIEAEGATYQLEMMRCLREVNVDNNTVGWYQSTLFGSYQTVELIETFMNYQDNIRRCVCIIYDPSRSNQGVLALKALKLSDSFMELYRSNNFTGEKLREKNLSWVDIFEEIPIKVSNSALINAFMTELEADTPVTPCDYERFQLSTNPLLERNVEFLIECMDDLSMEQQKFQYYYRNLSRQQAQQQAWLQKRRAENMSRKNAGEEPLPEEDPSNPIFKPIPEPSRLDSFLITNQIANYCNQINGVAGQSFSRLYLTKALHEN